The proteins below come from a single Rosa rugosa chromosome 2, drRosRugo1.1, whole genome shotgun sequence genomic window:
- the LOC133730463 gene encoding major strawberry allergen Fra a 1.08-like, translating to MGVFTYESEFASVIAPPRLFKAFVLDADNLIPKIAPQAVKSAEIVEGDGGVGTIKKIHLGEGSEYSYVTHQINGLDKDNFVYKYSIIEGDAIGDKVKKISDEIKLVASPSGGSIIKRKGI from the coding sequence ATGGGCGTGTTCACTTACGAATCCGAGTTCGCCTCTGTCATTGCACCACCAAGACTGTTCAAGGCCTTTGTTCTTGATGCTGACAACCTCATCCCCAAGATTGCCCCACAGGCTGTGAAGAGTGCTGAAATTGTTGAAGGAGATGGAGGTGTTGGAACCATCAAGAAGATTCATCTTGGTGAAGGAAGCGAATACAGCTACGTGACGCATCAGATTAATGGACTGGACAAAGACAACTTTGTTTACAAGTACAGCATCATTGAAGGTGATGCTATTGGAGACAAAGTTAAGAAAATCTCGGACGAGATTAAACTGGTGGCATCTCCAAGTGGAGGTTCTATCATCAAGAGAAAAGGGATATAA